A section of the Phaseolus vulgaris cultivar G19833 chromosome 8, P. vulgaris v2.0, whole genome shotgun sequence genome encodes:
- the LOC137823312 gene encoding NDR1/HIN1-like protein 13, with protein sequence MADRVHPRDSPPVSAESQPASPQDSSVVPQPIRPPPPEKPVPSPGTYVIKIPKDQVYRVPPAENARRYDQYTRRKHSRSRFCCCCCWLIGLLFIFVVLLGIAAGIFYLVFRPEAPKYSIENIAVRGINVTSPSFDAAISPEFNVTVKADNPNDKIGIYYLKDSSAEVFYNDARLCNGALPAFHQPSNNVTVFGMVLKGNGIELSSEDQRSLVGSQTKRKVPLTVSIRAPVRIKVGSVKTWKITVKVDCDVTVNELTAQAKIVSKRCDYKVDLW encoded by the coding sequence ATGGCTGACCGAGTTCACCCCCGCGATTCGCCTCCTGTTTCCGCCGAATCACAACCAGCTTCACCTCAGGACTCCTCCGTCGTTCCACAACCGATTCGGCCACCGCCGCCGGAGAAGCCGGTGCCTTCACCTGGAACCTACGTCATCAAGATCCCCAAGGATCAAGTCTACCGCGTTCCTCCGGCGGAGAACGCCCGCCGCTACGACCAATACACTCGCCGGAAGCACAGCCGGAGCCgattctgctgctgctgctgctggcTCATCGGACTCCTCTTtattttcgtcgtgctcctagGCATCGCCGCTGGCATCTTCTATCTCGTTTTCCGTCCAGAGGCGCCGAAGTACTCCATCGAAAACATCGCCGTCAGAGGAATTAACGTCACGTCGCCGTCGTTCGATGCGGCGATCTCGCCGGAGTTCAATGTCACCGTCAAGGCCGATAACCCCAACGACAAGATCGGAATCTATTATCTGAAGGATAGCTCCGCCGAAGTATTTTACAACGACGCGAGGCTCTGTAACGGCGCACTTCCGGCGTTTCACCAGCCGTCAAATAACGTGACAGTGTTCGGGATGGTTTTAAAGGGTAACGGAATCGAGCTGAGCAGCGAGGACCAAAGGTCGTTGGTGGGTTCGCAGACCAAACGGAAAGTGCCGTTGACCGTTAGTATCAGGGCGCCTGTGAGAATAAAAGTGGGGTCCGTTAAGACGTGGAAGATTACCGTTAAGGTGGACTGCGATGTGACGGTGAACGAGTTAACGGCGCAAGCGAAGATTGTTTCTAAACGTTGTGACTATAAGGTGGACCTTTGGTGA
- the LOC137824322 gene encoding protein ALTERED PHOSPHATE STARVATION RESPONSE 1, translating into MGASSSKMEDDKALQLCRDRKKFVRQALDGRCSLAAAHVSYIQSLKNTGTALRKFTEPEGPIEPSLYTNATPEQPLALTGRTLSFSSPSVSHHIDAAEHETFSPTSSPPSSSSKVRANHMKHSTISSKKVEERPPVPVIGILTSSGTTTQNASVAFEDSSLPAGTPQWDFFGLFHPIDHQFSFQDGKGMHQDIGNADDIQRLREEEGIPELEDDEDKSSSHGREHSRDSEDEFDEELTAETLVQRFENLNRANSSHVQADAVPVTTRPLSGHSASEVESVNGEKGNSANLSTLKTAPMAALPPPETNKPMEKESHSENKITPKNFFSSVGDIELLFNKASESGKEVPRMLEANKFHFRPIFPGKENGSVVSSLFKACFSCGEDPGQVPEEPAQNSVKYLTWHRTASSRSSSSRNPLGAANSIDNVEDHTNNLFDSSCMISGSHASTLDRLYAWERKLYDEVKASEIVRKEYDMKCKILRQLESKGEKTSKVDKTRATVKDLHSRIRVAIHRIDSISKRIEELRDKELQPQLEELIEGLYRMWEVMHECHKLQFQIMSAAYNNSHARITMDSELRRQITAYLENELQFLSSSFTKWMGAQKFYLEAIRGWLNKCVLLQEKSSKRKKRHQPDLLIRYGPPIYVTCEFWLSKLNTLPVKDVADSIKSLAADTAQFLPHQDKNQGKGAHPHMSTWKADIGGESADGLLADDVSEDWVTGFDQFRRSLIRFLSQLNNLSGCSVKMYTELRQSIKEVKKYQGWNSQSQNGNLNSQFQDGQQHNSESQS; encoded by the exons ATGGGGGCCTCAAGCTCCAAAATGGAGGATGACAAGGCACTGCAGCTATGCCGTGATAGAAAGAAGTTTGTGAGACAAGCACTCGATGGGCGTTGCTCACTAGCAGCAGCTCATGTTTCATATATTCAATCACTCAAAAATACAGGAACAGCTCTGAGAAAATTCACAGAACCTGAGGGACCAATTGAGCCTTCTTTGTACACTAATGCAACGCCAGAGCAACCACTTGCTTTAACTGGAAGGACCCTCTCATTCTCTTCGCCATCTGTGTCACATCACATAGATGCAGCTGAACATGAAACATTCTCCCCAACTTCTTCCCCTCCTAGTTCTTCTAGTAAGGTCCGAGCAAATCATATGAAACATAGCACTATTTCTTCTAAGAAAGTTGAAGAAAGACCACCTGTACCTGTTATTGGAATACTAACATCCTCAGGTACTACTACACAAAATGCCAGTGTAGCATTTGAAGATTCCTCTCTTCCAGCTGGAACTCCACAATGGGACTTTTTTGGTCTCTTTCATCCCATTGACCATcaattttcttttcaagatGGGAAGGGTATGCATCAAGATATTGGGAATGCTGATGATATACAGAGACTAAGGGAGGAGGAGGGAATTCCTGAATTAGAAGATGATGAAGATAAGTCTTCATCTCATGGAAGGGAACACTCTAGGGACTCTGAAGATGAATTTGATGAAGAGCTTACTGCAGAAACTCTAGTCCAAAGATTTGAAAATCTAAATAGAGCTAATTCAAGTCATGTTCAAGCAGATGCTGTACCTGTCACCACTAGGCCTCTGTCGGGACATTCAGCTTCTGAAGTTGAATCAGTAAATGGAGAAAAAGGGAACTCTGCTAATTTATCTACATTAAAGACAGCACCTATGGCAGCTTTGCCTCCACCTGAAACAAATAAACCAATGGAGAAGGAAAGTCatagtgaaaataaaatcacCCCTAAGAATTTCTTTTCAAGCGTGGGAGATATTGAACTGCTCTTTAATAAAGCTTCAGAATCTGGCAAAGAGGTTCCAAGGATGCTTGAAGCAAACAAATTTCACTTTCGTCCAATATTCCCAGGAAAAGAAA ATGGTTCTGTGGTATCCTCGTTATTTAAGGCGTGTTTCTCATGTGGAGAAGACCCAGGCCAGGTTCCAGAAG AACCTGCTCAAAACTCGGTTAAGTACTTAACTTGGCACAGGACGGCATCATCCCGTTCCTCCTCATCCAGAAACCCTTTAGGAGCAGCAAATTCAATTGACAATGTTGAGGACCATACAAATAATCTCTTTGATAGTTCTTGTATGATCTCTGGAAGCCATGCATCTACCTTGGATAGGCTATATGCTTGGGAAAGGAAACTCTATGATGAAGTAAAG GCTAGTGAGATTGTCAGAAAAGAATACGACATGAAATGTAAAATCTTAAGACAACTGGAATCAAAAGGAGAAAAAACCTCTAAGGTTGATAAAACACGTGCAACAGTCAAGGATCTGCACTCAAGAATCAGAGTTGCAATTCACAGGATAGACTCTATATCGAAGAGGATTGAAGAGTTACGGGACAAAGAGCTTCAACCACAGCTTGAGGAGTTGATTGAAGG GTTGTATAGGATGTGGGAAGTGATGCATGAATGCCACAAACTTCAGTTTCAAATCATGTCAGCAGCGTATAACAACAGCCATGCTAGAATCACCATGGATTCTGAATTACGTAGACAGATTACTGCCTATCTTGAAAATGAACTCCAATTTCTGTCATCAAGCTTTACCAAGTGGATGGGAGCTCAGAAATTCTACCTGGAGGCTATACGCGGATGGCTTAACAAAtgtgttcttcttcaagaaaaaTCATCCAAGAGAAAAAAGAGGCATCAACCTGACCTTCTTATCCGTTATGGTCCTCCAATATATGTCACCTGCGAGTTCTGGTTGAGTAAACTTAATACCTTACCTGTAAAGGATGTTGCAGACTCCATTAAGAGTTTGGCTGCAGATACTGCCCAGTTTTTACCACACCAAGACAAGAATCAAGGAAAAGGTGCTCATCCTCATATGTCAACATGGAAGGCTGATATTGGTGGCGAATCAGCTGATGGTTTACTAGCAGATGACGTATCAGAGGACTGGGTAACAGGCTTTGATCAATTTCGACGAAGCTTGATTCGATTTCTTAGTCAATTAAATAATTTGTCTGGTTGTTCTGTCAAAATGTACACAGAACTTAGGCAAAGCATTAAGGAGGTAAAAAAGTATCAGGGTTGGAATTCCCAGTCTCAAAACGGTAATTTGAATTCTCAGTTTCAGGATGGTCAACAACATAATTCTGAATCCCAAAGTTGA